A portion of the Sulfuricurvum kujiense DSM 16994 genome contains these proteins:
- a CDS encoding energy transducer TonB, whose protein sequence is MMIFFDPIVISFKIQQNDFALKAKSFAASLFVHATVLSTALYFSLHQPSELPKKKPILISLADYAPADVISDQQKPIINHAESVKTLRSKTDTIPRHVTSQERLPLTPAASPEASAPQTSPVRPGVAPSDIQSKEPLHSALNPIANDSPHDASTLRQTNELPKPNVSSEDINGATLGRIRAMIENSLTYPSVARKLRIEGTVIVSFVLKPDGLVEKAEILSSSGSHLLDSKAIQTVLALSGDYPSLSKTAYLKIPIVFSLSKS, encoded by the coding sequence ATGATGATTTTTTTTGATCCCATCGTTATATCATTTAAGATACAACAAAACGATTTTGCCTTAAAAGCCAAATCGTTCGCCGCATCACTTTTCGTGCATGCAACCGTGCTGAGTACGGCACTCTATTTTTCACTCCACCAGCCCTCAGAGTTGCCGAAGAAGAAGCCGATCCTGATCTCGTTAGCCGACTATGCACCTGCTGATGTTATATCCGATCAACAAAAACCAATCATCAACCATGCCGAATCTGTGAAAACTTTACGATCAAAAACCGATACAATTCCCCGTCATGTGACTTCTCAGGAGAGGCTGCCACTCACTCCGGCAGCTTCTCCCGAGGCGTCAGCGCCTCAAACTTCTCCTGTGCGTCCCGGTGTTGCCCCATCGGATATCCAATCAAAAGAGCCGCTTCATTCGGCTCTTAACCCCATCGCAAATGATTCTCCTCATGATGCATCTACACTTAGACAAACGAACGAATTACCAAAACCGAACGTTTCATCGGAAGATATCAATGGGGCAACACTGGGACGCATACGAGCTATGATTGAAAACTCCCTTACCTACCCCTCTGTTGCACGCAAATTGCGCATAGAGGGGACGGTAATCGTATCCTTTGTCCTCAAACCGGACGGATTGGTGGAAAAAGCCGAAATACTTTCCTCGAGCGGCAGTCATCTACTGGACTCCAAAGCGATTCAAACCGTTTTGGCGTTGAGCGGCGATTATCCTAGCCTTTCCAAAACAGCCTATTTGAAAATACCTATCGTATTTTCACTCTCAAAATCTTAA
- a CDS encoding globin — MTHIMSEGKPVSLFSACGTKPFEPASMTPHTAEAKIDFVYPEVPFPTIILIQQWGEENIRKMVRYHHELLRKSAIGDLFPSDDAAFAHATEKTADFFVEALGGEKSYTPVHGHPALRMRHFHITIDEKGREIWLMMYKKTIKDLKMPSGCVEEFWNWIEPLSIRMINRRTTVAPIERHPYSAIWGK, encoded by the coding sequence ATGACACACATAATGTCTGAGGGAAAACCGGTATCCCTATTTAGCGCGTGCGGGACTAAGCCGTTCGAACCTGCAAGTATGACACCCCATACGGCCGAAGCCAAAATCGATTTTGTGTATCCCGAAGTTCCGTTTCCAACCATCATCCTCATTCAGCAATGGGGAGAAGAGAATATCCGCAAAATGGTGCGTTATCATCATGAGTTATTGCGCAAAAGCGCAATCGGCGATCTATTCCCCTCCGATGATGCGGCATTTGCCCACGCGACCGAGAAAACCGCCGATTTTTTCGTCGAAGCCCTCGGCGGTGAAAAAAGCTACACACCGGTACATGGGCACCCTGCCCTTCGGATGCGTCATTTTCATATTACGATCGATGAAAAAGGGCGTGAAATATGGCTGATGATGTACAAAAAAACAATTAAAGATTTAAAGATGCCCTCAGGCTGCGTTGAAGAGTTTTGGAACTGGATTGAACCGCTCTCTATCCGTATGATTAATCGCAGAACCACTGTTGCGCCGATCGAACGCCACCCCTACAGCGCGATTTGGGGAAAATGA
- a CDS encoding OprD family outer membrane porin, translated as MTKLSLAAALLLGSAVFASAADNLVSAFKEGKLDGRLRAQYFVTDWDNDAKYSATGFAVGGSLIYKTAPLYGFSFGTGLYTTQNPGGWTDAEDGKNANTSKDLFARGPGSAYDYGDGYAVLAQAYLQYDIAKSKIRAGRMLVSNPWMSPNDTKMIPVAFEGVDFVSNDLLNTTVQLDYIDKIKERGMDYFGNMAETLDTPSKISSYYDTGYGTATHRHGDAPDVTVFGIKNRSFDNLELEGWVMHWPDLVDHLRLEANYAFEAGDVILGLGGLYMQQYDKGAGDIILPKTNNYDSDNSVDTNLWALRATANYRAAKFLLATSHTDSGADMIAPWRGFPTQGYTRSMTQTDWNANTTAYKAEFDYDFDAIVAGMSTMLSYAYYDRDPSKKPYQSMTDRAFGNGDTHQWNFDILYKLAGDWKGTELKARLMDQNNDKTALATAETSNQEMRLEINYRF; from the coding sequence ATGACAAAACTTAGTTTAGCAGCAGCATTGCTCTTGGGATCGGCAGTATTTGCATCGGCAGCGGATAATCTAGTCAGTGCTTTTAAAGAAGGAAAACTTGACGGGCGCCTCAGAGCCCAATATTTTGTGACCGATTGGGATAATGATGCAAAATACAGTGCAACAGGCTTTGCCGTCGGCGGAAGTTTGATCTATAAAACAGCACCATTGTACGGTTTTAGTTTCGGAACAGGTCTTTATACCACTCAAAATCCGGGTGGATGGACAGATGCGGAAGACGGCAAAAATGCCAATACCTCCAAAGACCTGTTTGCACGAGGCCCGGGTTCTGCCTACGATTATGGCGACGGATACGCCGTTTTGGCACAGGCCTATTTGCAATACGACATTGCCAAAAGCAAAATCAGAGCGGGCCGCATGCTGGTAAGTAATCCGTGGATGTCGCCCAACGACACCAAGATGATCCCGGTTGCTTTCGAAGGGGTTGATTTTGTTTCAAATGATCTCCTTAACACTACCGTTCAGTTGGACTATATCGATAAAATCAAAGAACGCGGTATGGACTATTTCGGAAATATGGCCGAAACGCTCGATACTCCTTCTAAAATCAGTTCGTATTACGATACCGGCTACGGTACCGCTACTCATAGACACGGAGACGCTCCGGATGTCACCGTTTTCGGTATCAAAAACCGTTCATTCGACAACCTTGAACTTGAAGGATGGGTCATGCATTGGCCGGATCTGGTAGATCATCTTCGTCTGGAAGCCAATTACGCGTTTGAAGCGGGTGATGTGATCCTCGGACTCGGCGGTTTATATATGCAGCAATACGACAAAGGGGCCGGGGATATTATCTTGCCTAAAACCAATAACTACGACAGTGATAACAGCGTCGATACCAATCTTTGGGCTTTAAGAGCTACGGCAAATTACCGTGCAGCAAAATTTCTGCTAGCGACATCACACACGGACAGCGGTGCAGATATGATTGCCCCGTGGCGCGGATTCCCGACCCAAGGCTATACGCGAAGCATGACGCAAACCGATTGGAATGCCAATACTACGGCATATAAAGCAGAGTTTGATTATGACTTTGATGCCATAGTAGCGGGTATGAGTACGATGCTCAGCTATGCCTATTACGATCGTGATCCGAGCAAAAAACCGTATCAAAGCATGACGGATAGAGCCTTCGGAAACGGGGATACCCACCAATGGAATTTCGATATTCTCTACAAACTTGCCGGAGACTGGAAAGGGACGGAACTCAAAGCCCGTTTGATGGATCAAAATAATGATAAGACAGCTTTAGCGACAGCTGAAACATCGAATCAGGAAATGCGTTTGGAAATCAATTACCGTTTCTAG
- a CDS encoding ABC transporter substrate-binding protein: protein MKHLIQILSIALIAFTLHAKTLNDMDGHPVILPDQTDHVFGSSPPMNYLLYTLNPDKMIGLNFKARNPNNSADEQFLNKRFLSLPVIGSFHGGGQSINLETLMKYKPQLVLVWQDDMLVQTVAKEIEKTAIPSYLIPFRHINDMPRAFRLAGNAIGESKRGEILAAYSEKIIKDVQKSVSKAKPVRYYYAEGLDGLSTECDSSFHVEAMNFAGGRNVHSCQQSGILGLEKISFETLLAYNPDVIIVQNRAVYNDLITDPMWKSLRALKSGRIYLVPVQPFNWVDRPPSFMRVLGIQWLAHLFHPKEFKADLNQRTKEFYDLFLHVKLSDEQIKNLLGANR from the coding sequence ATGAAACATCTTATACAGATACTGAGTATAGCGTTGATTGCGTTTACGCTTCACGCCAAGACTCTTAACGACATGGACGGTCATCCCGTCATATTGCCCGACCAGACCGACCATGTTTTCGGTTCATCTCCTCCGATGAACTATCTGCTCTATACGCTCAATCCGGACAAGATGATAGGGCTGAATTTTAAAGCCAGAAATCCGAATAACAGCGCCGATGAGCAGTTTTTGAATAAACGGTTTCTCTCGTTGCCGGTCATAGGATCGTTTCACGGCGGAGGCCAGAGCATTAACCTCGAAACCCTGATGAAATACAAGCCTCAGCTGGTACTGGTATGGCAAGACGATATGCTGGTGCAAACCGTTGCCAAAGAGATTGAAAAAACAGCGATACCGTCTTACCTGATCCCTTTTCGCCATATTAACGATATGCCGCGTGCATTCCGCCTCGCCGGAAATGCGATCGGCGAGTCGAAACGGGGCGAAATACTCGCAGCGTATTCCGAGAAAATCATCAAAGATGTCCAAAAAAGCGTCTCCAAAGCCAAACCGGTCCGCTACTACTATGCGGAAGGGTTGGACGGTCTCTCTACCGAATGCGACAGCTCGTTTCATGTCGAAGCGATGAATTTTGCCGGCGGACGCAATGTCCACTCCTGTCAACAAAGCGGCATATTGGGACTTGAAAAAATAAGCTTTGAAACCCTGCTCGCCTATAACCCCGATGTCATCATCGTCCAGAACCGTGCGGTGTATAACGATCTCATCACCGATCCGATGTGGAAAAGTCTGCGTGCGCTCAAAAGCGGGCGTATCTATTTGGTTCCGGTTCAGCCGTTTAACTGGGTCGACCGCCCTCCCTCGTTTATGCGGGTACTCGGTATTCAATGGCTCGCCCATCTCTTCCATCCCAAAGAGTTCAAAGCCGATCTGAATCAGCGAACCAAAGAGTTTTATGACCTTTTCTTACATGTCAAACTCAGTGACGAACAAATCAAAAACCTATTAGGAGCCAACCGATGA
- the modA gene encoding molybdate ABC transporter substrate-binding protein yields MKLLKLVLASLAFASAIAAQTITVAAAANMKYAVNDIAKAFSQESGIGVKIITGASGKLTQQIMSGAPYDAFLSADVEFPGKLVQGGYTTTPAQVYAYGTLVLWSDTGVDLSKGVTVVANPAVKKIAIANPKTAPYGIEAMNTMRFYKVADAVTSKIVTAESISQVGSYVTTKAVDVGFMAKSIVLSPEMKNVGKWVEVDPKSYNTIDQAMVGLKNGSPENQIAAKKFLRFMSSAKAQSILKESGYGLPKK; encoded by the coding sequence ATGAAATTACTCAAGCTTGTTCTTGCTTCATTGGCATTTGCCTCTGCCATTGCGGCTCAAACGATTACAGTAGCCGCTGCGGCCAACATGAAATATGCGGTGAACGATATTGCCAAAGCGTTTAGCCAAGAGAGCGGTATCGGTGTCAAAATCATCACCGGTGCATCGGGAAAACTTACTCAGCAAATTATGAGCGGTGCTCCGTATGATGCCTTTTTATCTGCGGATGTAGAATTTCCGGGAAAACTGGTTCAAGGCGGTTACACTACGACTCCCGCTCAAGTCTATGCCTACGGTACGCTGGTATTGTGGAGCGATACCGGTGTCGATCTCTCCAAAGGGGTCACAGTCGTAGCGAATCCGGCCGTCAAGAAAATTGCCATCGCTAACCCTAAAACCGCCCCTTACGGAATAGAAGCGATGAATACGATGCGCTTTTATAAAGTAGCCGATGCGGTAACCTCAAAAATCGTCACCGCCGAATCGATTTCGCAAGTGGGAAGCTATGTCACGACCAAAGCGGTCGATGTCGGCTTTATGGCAAAATCGATCGTTCTCTCTCCTGAGATGAAAAATGTCGGAAAATGGGTCGAAGTCGATCCAAAATCGTACAACACTATCGATCAGGCGATGGTAGGTCTCAAAAACGGCTCTCCTGAAAACCAGATTGCTGCCAAAAAATTCTTACGTTTTATGTCATCAGCCAAAGCACAAAGCATATTAAAAGAGAGCGGATACGGCTTACCGAAAAAATAA
- a CDS encoding TonB-dependent receptor: MKLSPLVLSLAACAVLTADPLGIERIIVSDAADDGTSMISDSNISGSNQTFSAKSIATLSTQANMNPYSVIAYSPSVNFTPVDQAGSNEPSYHDPIRIRGKSQSGPGGVYMIDGMPISSNPGGGKQLLDMENVSSIDLLKGYLPADKNLGFSSLIGKVDMNLLSARSRAGAEVSQSFGSDDFMRTFVRLDSGKIGDVAIFGSFSHLSSDKNKGSGDLTRLNGTLGLTYTPNNAFKAKITAIRNSDDHHNYYNLSYDEAKDLGSNFTKDFATAKPTVSNDVDYYDWNKQHFLTTALLGEFEYRPTSSDTLTIKPYYKKDEGDYWFSKFDTAAAKQRVMDWRMEHDLYGATAAYDHEFSEALKAEIGYWYHKQLPPGPPSDQIKYKVVNGNLVFDGYAVLSDNDYHILQAPFAQISGTLDHFNYVAGAQLQSFKLGALESHTFGNQTGAANPDYNAAIDSTAIDPWASVDAKTFHTFIPSLYLGYAFTPSTTAYIDYSRTYGFDVNLFPTYISNRDTFKAKNVTLQQLWDKLDLELSDNIDVGVKTTIGGLTLNPSLFVSFVQNKQANIYDPSFGVNYPANVGDALGYGAEFSAYGPINEQLELLLGLSYNRYQFTQDFKSGATTTVDTDGKQLPDAPKYMAKAALSYHIGDWTLTPSARYSSSRYGDVANTQKVDAYTLVDFDLTYRMAQFMSSRNALFRLTATNLTNEKYISTINAADNFLAATGTASTYQSGAPFGLFGSINLKF, from the coding sequence ATGAAACTTTCACCACTTGTCCTTTCTCTCGCCGCATGTGCGGTACTCACCGCTGATCCTCTCGGGATTGAACGGATCATCGTCAGTGATGCTGCTGATGACGGCACTTCCATGATCTCAGATTCCAATATAAGCGGGTCTAATCAGACATTCAGTGCCAAAAGCATTGCGACGCTCAGTACGCAGGCCAACATGAACCCCTATAGCGTTATCGCCTATTCGCCTTCCGTCAATTTTACCCCGGTCGATCAGGCCGGTTCCAACGAACCCTCCTATCACGATCCTATCCGAATCCGCGGCAAAAGCCAAAGCGGTCCGGGAGGGGTTTATATGATCGACGGCATGCCGATCTCCAGCAATCCCGGAGGCGGAAAACAGCTTCTCGATATGGAAAACGTCTCTTCTATCGACCTTCTCAAAGGGTATCTTCCTGCGGATAAAAACCTCGGGTTCTCATCTCTTATCGGAAAAGTCGATATGAATCTCCTCTCGGCACGTTCCCGCGCAGGTGCCGAAGTATCTCAATCGTTCGGTAGCGATGATTTTATGCGTACCTTTGTCCGATTAGACTCCGGTAAAATCGGAGACGTCGCGATTTTCGGCTCATTTTCCCATCTTAGCAGCGATAAAAACAAAGGTTCAGGCGATCTTACACGTCTCAACGGAACATTGGGGCTCACCTATACTCCTAACAATGCATTTAAAGCAAAAATCACCGCTATCCGCAACTCGGACGATCACCACAACTATTACAACCTCTCGTATGACGAAGCAAAAGATCTCGGATCAAATTTCACAAAAGATTTTGCAACCGCCAAACCGACCGTATCCAACGATGTCGATTATTACGACTGGAACAAACAACATTTCCTGACAACGGCATTGCTGGGAGAGTTCGAATACCGCCCGACTTCATCGGACACCCTCACGATCAAACCGTATTATAAAAAAGACGAAGGGGATTATTGGTTCTCTAAATTTGATACTGCCGCGGCCAAACAGCGTGTTATGGACTGGCGAATGGAGCACGATCTCTACGGTGCAACCGCCGCGTACGATCACGAATTTTCCGAAGCGCTGAAAGCCGAAATCGGATATTGGTACCACAAACAGCTCCCTCCCGGGCCGCCGAGCGATCAGATCAAATACAAAGTGGTCAACGGGAATTTGGTGTTTGACGGGTATGCCGTCCTATCCGACAACGACTACCATATTCTCCAAGCACCGTTTGCCCAAATCAGCGGTACGCTGGATCATTTCAACTATGTCGCCGGAGCCCAATTGCAATCTTTCAAACTCGGAGCACTGGAAAGCCATACATTCGGCAATCAAACGGGAGCAGCCAATCCCGATTATAATGCAGCGATTGACTCAACCGCAATCGATCCGTGGGCAAGCGTCGATGCGAAAACGTTTCATACCTTTATCCCATCGCTCTATCTCGGATATGCGTTTACCCCATCAACAACCGCCTATATCGATTATTCGCGAACCTACGGATTCGATGTCAATCTGTTTCCAACCTATATCTCAAACCGTGATACGTTCAAAGCCAAAAATGTCACCTTGCAACAGCTGTGGGACAAACTCGATCTTGAACTTTCCGACAATATCGACGTAGGGGTTAAAACGACGATAGGAGGACTTACCCTCAATCCGAGCCTTTTCGTCTCATTCGTCCAAAACAAACAGGCCAATATCTACGATCCGTCATTCGGCGTCAACTATCCCGCTAACGTCGGTGACGCGTTAGGCTACGGTGCGGAGTTCTCTGCCTACGGTCCGATCAATGAACAGTTGGAACTTTTACTGGGGCTCTCCTATAACCGCTATCAATTTACCCAGGATTTCAAAAGCGGCGCGACGACTACGGTCGATACCGACGGCAAACAGCTTCCCGATGCACCGAAGTACATGGCCAAAGCGGCCCTTTCGTATCACATCGGCGATTGGACCCTTACTCCGAGTGCCCGATACAGCTCCAGCCGCTACGGTGACGTCGCGAATACCCAAAAAGTGGATGCCTATACCCTTGTCGATTTTGACCTGACGTATCGTATGGCACAGTTCATGAGTTCACGTAATGCCCTCTTTCGTCTTACGGCAACCAATCTTACGAATGAGAAGTATATTTCAACCATCAACGCCGCCGACAATTTTCTAGCGGCAAC